One window from the genome of Streptomyces cadmiisoli encodes:
- a CDS encoding NUDIX domain-containing protein: MPDDTQQAIPTVPSPATGGEPQEHHMHLLGRYYRQVEAGRKTIEVRVATSQKRAVAVGDTVVFHDRDTGRELDIIVQRITPYPSFEVLLSSEDTMRIDPDGPPGELLANLRSIHPPAKEVLGVLALAFDHRPARPGRPMPMTPTQYAQTVPHHTVYGCLYIRDEHDRPVQLRSVYGSRLWQFPGGNLDAAGEDPLQTARREAVEETGLELGRKTPKLLLTHFLHAGPRLPLNKVGLIFDGGQLTADQLGQIRLDPAEHDMWAVHHLATWQELMAPRAFARLDAIERARRGEGPAYLITHT; the protein is encoded by the coding sequence ATGCCTGACGACACGCAGCAGGCGATCCCAACCGTCCCGAGTCCGGCGACCGGAGGTGAACCACAAGAGCACCACATGCACCTGCTCGGGCGGTACTACCGCCAAGTGGAAGCAGGCCGGAAGACGATCGAAGTGAGAGTGGCCACATCGCAGAAGCGCGCCGTCGCAGTCGGCGACACGGTCGTCTTCCACGACCGGGACACCGGGCGGGAACTCGACATCATCGTGCAGCGGATCACCCCATACCCCTCCTTCGAGGTTCTGCTCAGCTCGGAGGACACCATGCGCATCGACCCGGACGGGCCGCCCGGAGAGCTGCTCGCCAACCTCCGCAGCATCCACCCGCCGGCCAAGGAAGTGCTCGGCGTTCTCGCCCTCGCATTCGACCACCGCCCTGCCCGGCCCGGCCGCCCCATGCCGATGACGCCCACGCAGTACGCGCAGACCGTCCCCCACCACACGGTGTACGGCTGCCTGTACATCCGCGACGAACACGACCGGCCGGTCCAGCTCCGCTCGGTCTACGGCTCGAGACTCTGGCAGTTCCCGGGCGGCAACCTGGACGCCGCAGGCGAGGACCCGCTGCAGACCGCCCGGCGCGAGGCGGTCGAGGAGACGGGCCTCGAACTCGGTAGGAAAACGCCGAAGCTGCTCCTGACGCACTTCCTTCACGCCGGGCCGCGCCTGCCGCTGAACAAGGTGGGGCTCATCTTCGACGGAGGCCAGCTGACCGCCGACCAGCTCGGCCAAATCCGCCTCGATCCCGCAGAGCACGACATGTGGGCCGTCCACCACCTCGCCACCTGGCAGGAGCTGATGGCGCCGCGCGCCTTCGCCCGGCTCGACGCCATTGAACGAGCCCGGCGCGGCGAGGGCCCCGCCTACCTGATCACGCACACCTGA
- a CDS encoding bifunctional class I SAM-dependent methyltransferase/NUDIX hydrolase: MTSPAAGSWTSGPEPATTPSTSSRLTARVTGIELSPTQHERAVSAHADVDGVEFVQADVTEYLAGAEPFDAAYAIGTLAFIDPHRSLPALRDGLRPGAPLILSLLHTDLHGRGPSTEVAPREQMILLRDDPPLPTQMWVLAPQLWEDLLTEYGFRVEAIDLLPHPDNSATVIQQLIRARRVPDRPARVSSRPRSTRAPKAHAAVGVGAILLSEEGILLGLHRRGTLELPGGNVAAGESFEDAVNREPTEETGLVARAKDVGLLGTLVDHVAGVLRVTVGALVHDAGVAACRPQVAQAGLHDIADGVRPHRQAPVLRPAHPGHPARGAADHHRQHPHSLQLRTPLTAVGRRPRTHARPDEWRGVERLPP; the protein is encoded by the coding sequence GTGACGTCGCCGGCCGCCGGGTCCTGGACATCGGGTCCGGAGCCGGCCACCACGCCGTCCACCTCGTCCAGGCTCACGGCCCGCGTCACCGGCATCGAGCTGTCCCCGACCCAGCATGAACGCGCCGTCTCCGCCCACGCCGACGTCGACGGTGTGGAGTTCGTCCAAGCAGACGTGACCGAGTACCTGGCCGGAGCCGAGCCGTTCGACGCCGCGTACGCGATCGGGACGCTCGCCTTCATAGACCCGCACCGCTCGCTGCCGGCACTGCGCGACGGCCTGCGTCCGGGCGCCCCCTTGATCCTCTCGCTCCTGCACACCGACCTGCACGGTCGCGGTCCGTCCACGGAAGTGGCGCCGCGCGAGCAGATGATCCTGCTGCGCGACGACCCACCCCTGCCGACGCAGATGTGGGTCCTGGCACCGCAACTGTGGGAGGACCTGCTTACCGAGTACGGCTTCCGCGTCGAGGCCATCGACCTGCTACCGCACCCCGACAACAGCGCCACCGTCATCCAGCAGCTCATCCGCGCCCGGCGCGTCCCCGACCGGCCGGCGCGCGTCTCCAGCCGACCCCGCAGCACCAGAGCGCCGAAAGCGCACGCGGCCGTCGGCGTCGGAGCGATCCTGCTCAGTGAAGAGGGCATCTTGTTGGGCCTGCACCGCCGCGGCACCCTCGAACTGCCTGGCGGCAACGTGGCGGCCGGGGAATCATTCGAGGACGCGGTGAACCGCGAACCCACCGAGGAGACCGGTCTGGTCGCTCGCGCCAAGGACGTGGGGCTCCTGGGCACGCTCGTCGATCACGTCGCTGGTGTCCTGCGGGTCACCGTCGGCGCGCTCGTCCACGACGCCGGCGTGGCTGCGTGCCGACCGCAAGTCGCTCAAGCTGGACTTCACGACATTGCCGACGGCGTTCGTCCCCACCGCCAAGCGCCTGTTCTACGCCCAGCTCACCCTGGACACCCCGCCCGGGGAGCAGCCGATCACCATCGCCAGCATCCGCACTCACTTCAGCTGCGTACGCCACTTACTGCTGTGGGCCGACGCCCGCGGACGCACGCTCGCCCAGATGAGTGGCGCGGAGTTGAACGACTACCACCGTGA